From Actinosynnema mirum DSM 43827, a single genomic window includes:
- a CDS encoding pyridoxal-phosphate dependent enzyme: MIFDGITDAIGHTPLVRLRVPAAPGVEVYAKLELQNLFGMKDRVAATIITEARRTGALVEGAHIVESSSGTMALGVALVGTALGHPVHIVTDPRVDRMTLAKLRALGCAVHVVDAMTSHGWQSARLERLERLMAELPGAFWPQQYSNPDNPAAYRRLAEEVLRDLGHVDVLVGSVGSGGSLCGSSRALRESLPGLLVLGVDCVGSALFDQPDEPRRLQSGLGNSLLPKNLDRTLVDEVHWLNDHEAFAATRALAAEQQIFAGNTSGSVYRVLTDVAARSAPGTRVVGIFPDRGDRYADTVYSDEFWASSGLTALPVASAPEPVDYGTTVTGWSRAANKSGADVQRHLLFVEANTTGTGVLALGLAGELGLTPVLLTGDPSRYAGLAGSGAEVLECDTNSAAALRAAVQDRFRREEVAGVSTTSDFYTPAAADLAAWLGLPRNPVDAVLTCRDKSLLRARLTGAGVRQPGHVVLREPVTGDDAARAVAAVGLPCVVKPVDDSGSNAVLLRHDADEVLAHARRVLAVRANVRGLPTARSVLVEQFLPGEEFSVELFGWAGETHLVGVTRKSVTPGPHFVETRHLFPAPLDPALADEVVAVARRAVEAAGMRLGATHTEVRLTADGPAVVEVNPRLAGGMIPELVRLATGVELLAQQVRAAAGLRPDLTPSRAAHAGIVFLTAPRAGVLAEVTGVEAARAVPGVERVLVTAAPGAAVRPPENAYDRLGHVIALGETPAEVDAALTAAHDAVGIRMEAGQ, encoded by the coding sequence ATGATCTTCGACGGCATCACCGACGCGATCGGCCACACCCCGCTGGTCCGGCTGCGCGTCCCGGCCGCTCCCGGCGTCGAGGTCTACGCCAAGCTGGAGCTGCAGAACCTGTTCGGCATGAAGGACCGCGTCGCGGCCACCATCATCACCGAGGCCAGGCGCACCGGCGCGCTCGTCGAGGGCGCGCACATCGTGGAGAGCTCCTCGGGCACGATGGCGCTGGGCGTCGCGCTCGTCGGCACCGCCCTCGGGCACCCGGTGCACATCGTCACCGACCCGCGCGTGGACCGGATGACCCTGGCCAAGCTGCGCGCCCTCGGCTGCGCGGTGCACGTCGTCGACGCCATGACCTCCCACGGCTGGCAGAGCGCGCGCCTGGAACGCCTGGAGCGGCTGATGGCCGAGCTGCCCGGCGCGTTCTGGCCGCAGCAGTACAGCAACCCCGACAACCCGGCCGCCTACCGCAGGCTCGCCGAGGAGGTCCTGCGCGACCTCGGGCACGTCGACGTGCTCGTCGGCTCGGTCGGCAGCGGCGGATCGCTGTGCGGGTCGTCGCGGGCGCTGCGCGAGAGCCTGCCCGGCCTGCTCGTGCTGGGCGTGGACTGCGTGGGCAGCGCCCTGTTCGACCAGCCCGACGAGCCCAGGCGGTTGCAGAGCGGCCTCGGCAACAGCCTGCTGCCCAAGAACCTCGACCGCACCCTCGTCGACGAGGTGCACTGGCTCAACGACCACGAGGCGTTCGCCGCGACCCGCGCCCTGGCCGCCGAGCAGCAGATCTTCGCGGGCAACACCTCCGGCTCGGTGTACCGCGTGCTCACCGACGTCGCCGCCCGCTCCGCGCCGGGCACCCGCGTCGTCGGCATCTTCCCCGACCGGGGCGACCGCTACGCCGACACCGTCTACAGCGACGAGTTCTGGGCCTCCTCCGGGCTGACCGCCCTGCCGGTGGCGAGCGCCCCGGAACCGGTGGACTACGGCACGACCGTCACCGGGTGGTCCCGCGCGGCCAACAAGTCCGGCGCGGACGTGCAGCGCCACCTGCTGTTCGTCGAGGCCAACACCACCGGCACCGGCGTGCTCGCCCTGGGCCTCGCCGGGGAGCTCGGCCTCACCCCCGTCCTGCTCACCGGGGACCCCTCCCGCTACGCCGGTCTCGCCGGGAGCGGCGCCGAGGTGCTGGAGTGCGACACGAACTCCGCCGCCGCCCTGCGCGCCGCCGTCCAGGACCGGTTCCGCCGCGAGGAGGTGGCGGGCGTGAGCACCACCAGCGACTTCTACACCCCGGCGGCGGCGGACCTGGCCGCGTGGCTGGGGCTGCCCCGCAACCCGGTGGACGCGGTCCTCACCTGCCGCGACAAGTCGCTGCTGCGCGCGCGCCTGACCGGGGCCGGGGTGCGCCAGCCGGGGCACGTGGTGCTGCGCGAGCCGGTGACCGGGGACGACGCGGCGCGCGCCGTCGCGGCCGTCGGGCTGCCGTGCGTGGTGAAACCGGTCGACGACTCCGGCTCCAACGCCGTGCTGCTGCGCCACGACGCCGACGAGGTCCTCGCCCACGCGCGCCGCGTGCTCGCGGTGCGCGCGAACGTGCGCGGCCTGCCCACCGCCCGCTCGGTCCTGGTGGAGCAGTTCCTGCCCGGCGAGGAGTTCAGCGTCGAGCTGTTCGGCTGGGCCGGCGAGACCCACCTGGTGGGCGTGACCCGCAAGTCCGTGACGCCCGGCCCGCACTTCGTGGAGACCCGGCACCTGTTCCCCGCGCCGCTGGACCCCGCGCTCGCCGACGAGGTCGTCGCCGTGGCCCGCCGCGCCGTCGAGGCCGCAGGGATGCGCCTGGGCGCCACGCACACCGAGGTGCGGCTCACCGCCGACGGCCCCGCGGTCGTGGAGGTCAACCCGCGCCTGGCGGGCGGCATGATCCCCGAACTGGTCCGGCTGGCCACGGGCGTGGAGCTGCTGGCCCAGCAGGTGCGCGCCGCCGCCGGGCTGCGCCCCGACCTCACCCCGTCGCGCGCGGCCCACGCGGGCATCGTGTTCCTGACCGCGCCGCGCGCCGGCGTCCTGGCCGAGGTCACCGGGGTCGAGGCCGCGCGCGCCGTGCCCGGCGTGGAGCGGGTCCTGGTCACCGCCGCGCCCGGCGCCGCCGTGCGCCCTCCCGAGAACGCCTACGACCGCCTCGGCCACGTCATCGCCCTCGGCGAGACGCCCGCCGAGGTCGACGCCGCCCTGACCGCCGCCCACGACGCCGTGGGCATCCGCATGGAGGCCGGACAGTGA
- a CDS encoding non-ribosomal peptide synthetase — MTAGAGVYLFPASRAQHQLFFVQQVLGDEPTYHVPLCHRLDGPLDVAALRRAVAHVVGRHEALRTRFALDGGALLQVVDPEAEVELEVTADGDFARWARREAERPFDLERGPLFRAALHTGEPALLLTAHHVVCDGWSAGVVLDEVVAAYGAYATGGEPDLPEPGFQYADYADWQERWLAGPAAARQVEHWREALAAPLPVLPVGSTGAPARSGANHPVELPADAVPRLRALAAESGASFFVVLLTAFTAVLREVTGSDDVVVGTVSANRARGEFDGTVGYLVNTLAVRTRLPGPATFRELLRRVRESALGAQANQDLPFDLVVEHVKPPRAPDRHPVFQALLTYNELRGGARQAAGLRLTPVLLDGGTAKFPLSLEFNETDGGLEANVEYRADLFDAAHVADLAERLRAVLRAAADDPDHLLASAAPDGEAAPDGEAAPDGETPYAPPTTDVERVLAEVWARALGLERVGIDDNYFELGGDSIRSVQLLGLARERGLAVRITDLVLLQTIRELAPLVTAAAPVRESARLDLLAESDRELVGADLVDAYPLSALQAGMLYHSQAADSEQIYHDVATYHLRAEHSEDAWRRAVETVLARHEVLRTSFEVTGFTEPVQLVHAAVPAPLTFEDLRGLPAGAVEAAVAARFALERARPFDWGAPPLIRFHVQRRADDEAQLWIVEHHAILDGWSGRSLFAELLNAYAAHLGHPALVPPPPRARFRSLIALERAALADPAQRAFWTDLLDGARGGALPLGGPARGAPDMAMTEGDLPADLAPGLLALATRLRVPVRVVLLAAHLRVLALLSGDDDVLTGVVYNGRGEEPDADRVLGLFLNTVPFRLDVGDGTWADLVRRVAALDVAAQPHRRFPLAELQRARGHAPLVETFFNYTHFHVSRGGPDESVVALLDEDSVVPTNFPLGAEFARDADTGAFALGLRHDRTRFTDEQVARVRGYYENALRLLATDPDSSHADADLLPPAERADLAAWNDTGKRYPGPHLLHHLVDRSHPDAPALRFAGRTVTYREFDARADALAHRLVALGVGPGRIVAVSAQRSVELVLALHAVLRAGGAYLPLDPDLPAARVAEMLADAAPVLVLADHDLPGAVRLEPADGPLDGPGGPGGPPDVVVTPADPAYVIFTSGSTGRPKGVVVPHRAIANRLLWMQDAYPIGRDDRVAQKTPFSFDVSVWELFWPFSAGACLVVAAPGGHRDPAYLAGLLRAEAVTVAHFVPPVLRAFLDEAPDCPALRLVFASGEALPHELQQRFLAALPATLVNLYGPTEAAVDVSHWRCHDDGRAVVPIGRPIANTTLHVLDARRRTVPVGVPGELHIGGVCLADGYVGRPDLTAERFADGRYRTGDLVRRLPGGELEYLGRLDDQVKVGGVRVELGEVESVLGEHVPECAVVALDGALVALVVGDADHADLRARLLTRLPAHAVPGVWRTVDAIPLSRNGKRDRAALAALASAPAAAPVGGRAAPRTDAERALLRLWREALGAEDVGVLDTLADLGGHSVTALRLLAAVRREFGRALPVGDLLDGGTVRSLAALLAPREGSAGHTDAPRLRELRAGDGVPLVLVHPAGGTVRPYRDLVAALGGGVVGGGVVGGDVVGGAAPEGLAAGGTAHGGVAPGGPVAGGPAPGGAELEGLVPGVPVLDGPALGGGSAPGGLVPGGPALGGPAPGGPVPNAPVLDACAPGLPALDASGPTSGAPTPEPPAFTGPVLGVSAAAEPAPDVAALAAQYLDLLADVPRFHLVGWSFGAVVAHEMAVRAPERVGALVLVDPAFPGDHDPDDLDASAALRAELGEAAESELLPVLESNVRAHAAHRPGRYRGAAVFVQGEENRAHGTAARWADVVDGPFRAHDVPAGHFDLVRRPHVDALAALVRDALGTAR; from the coding sequence GTGACCGCCGGCGCGGGCGTCTACCTGTTCCCCGCCTCGCGCGCCCAGCACCAGCTGTTCTTCGTGCAGCAGGTGCTGGGCGACGAGCCGACCTACCACGTGCCGCTGTGCCACCGGCTCGACGGACCGCTCGACGTGGCCGCGCTGCGCCGCGCCGTCGCCCACGTCGTCGGCAGGCACGAGGCGCTGCGCACCCGCTTCGCGCTTGACGGCGGCGCGCTCCTGCAGGTCGTGGACCCCGAGGCGGAGGTGGAGCTGGAGGTCACCGCCGACGGCGACTTCGCGCGGTGGGCCAGGCGGGAGGCGGAGCGGCCGTTCGACCTGGAGCGCGGGCCGCTGTTCCGGGCCGCGCTGCACACCGGCGAGCCCGCGCTGCTGCTCACCGCGCACCACGTCGTGTGCGACGGCTGGTCGGCGGGCGTCGTCCTGGACGAGGTCGTCGCCGCGTACGGCGCCTACGCGACCGGCGGCGAGCCCGACCTGCCCGAGCCGGGGTTCCAGTACGCCGACTACGCGGACTGGCAGGAGCGGTGGCTGGCCGGTCCCGCCGCCGCCCGCCAGGTCGAGCACTGGCGCGAGGCGCTGGCCGCGCCCCTGCCCGTGCTGCCGGTCGGGAGCACCGGCGCGCCCGCCAGGTCCGGCGCGAACCACCCGGTGGAGCTGCCCGCCGACGCCGTGCCGAGGCTGCGCGCGCTCGCGGCGGAGTCCGGCGCGTCGTTCTTCGTGGTGCTGCTGACCGCGTTCACCGCCGTGCTGCGCGAGGTCACCGGCTCGGACGACGTCGTGGTCGGCACGGTCTCGGCCAACCGCGCCAGGGGCGAGTTCGACGGCACGGTCGGCTACCTGGTCAACACCCTGGCCGTGCGCACCCGCCTGCCCGGCCCGGCGACCTTCCGGGAGCTGCTGCGCCGGGTGCGGGAGAGCGCGCTGGGCGCGCAGGCCAACCAGGACCTGCCGTTCGACCTGGTCGTGGAGCACGTGAAGCCGCCGCGCGCACCCGACCGGCACCCGGTGTTCCAGGCGCTGCTGACCTACAACGAGCTGCGCGGCGGCGCGCGCCAGGCCGCCGGTCTGCGGCTCACCCCGGTGCTGCTGGACGGCGGCACCGCGAAGTTCCCGCTCTCGCTGGAGTTCAACGAGACCGACGGCGGGCTGGAGGCGAACGTCGAGTACCGGGCCGACCTGTTCGACGCCGCCCACGTCGCGGACCTGGCCGAGCGGCTGCGCGCCGTGCTGCGCGCCGCCGCCGACGACCCCGACCACCTCCTGGCCTCCGCCGCGCCGGACGGGGAGGCCGCACCGGACGGGGAGGCCGCGCCGGACGGGGAGACCCCCTACGCCCCGCCCACCACCGACGTGGAGCGGGTCCTGGCCGAGGTCTGGGCGCGGGCGCTGGGCCTGGAACGGGTGGGGATCGACGACAACTACTTCGAGCTGGGCGGCGACTCGATCCGCAGCGTGCAGCTGCTCGGGCTGGCCCGCGAGCGCGGCCTGGCCGTCCGGATCACCGACCTGGTGCTGCTCCAGACCATCCGCGAGCTCGCCCCGCTGGTCACCGCCGCCGCGCCGGTCCGCGAGAGCGCGCGCCTGGACCTGCTGGCCGAGTCGGACCGGGAGCTGGTCGGCGCGGACCTCGTCGACGCCTACCCGCTGTCGGCGCTCCAGGCCGGGATGCTCTACCACAGCCAGGCCGCCGACTCCGAGCAGATCTACCACGACGTCGCCACCTACCACCTGCGCGCCGAGCACTCCGAGGACGCCTGGCGCCGCGCCGTGGAGACCGTCCTGGCGCGGCACGAGGTGCTGCGCACCTCGTTCGAGGTCACCGGGTTCACCGAGCCGGTGCAGCTCGTGCACGCCGCCGTGCCCGCCCCGCTGACGTTCGAGGACCTGCGCGGCCTTCCCGCCGGGGCCGTCGAGGCGGCGGTGGCCGCCCGCTTCGCCCTGGAGCGCGCCCGCCCCTTCGACTGGGGCGCCCCGCCCCTGATCCGCTTCCACGTGCAGCGCCGCGCCGACGACGAGGCGCAGCTGTGGATCGTCGAGCACCACGCGATCCTGGACGGCTGGAGCGGCCGGTCGCTGTTCGCCGAGCTGCTCAACGCCTACGCCGCCCACCTCGGCCACCCCGCGCTCGTCCCGCCGCCGCCACGCGCCCGCTTCCGCTCCCTCATCGCCCTGGAGCGCGCCGCGCTGGCCGACCCGGCGCAGCGCGCCTTCTGGACCGACCTGCTCGACGGCGCCCGGGGCGGCGCGCTGCCGCTGGGCGGGCCCGCGCGCGGCGCGCCGGACATGGCGATGACCGAGGGCGACCTGCCCGCCGACCTCGCGCCCGGCCTGCTGGCGCTGGCCACCCGGCTCAGGGTCCCGGTGCGGGTGGTGCTGCTGGCCGCGCACCTGAGGGTCCTCGCGCTGCTCTCCGGCGACGACGACGTGCTGACCGGCGTGGTCTACAACGGGCGCGGCGAGGAACCCGACGCCGACCGGGTGCTCGGCCTGTTCCTCAACACCGTCCCGTTCCGCCTGGACGTCGGCGACGGCACGTGGGCCGACCTGGTGCGCCGGGTCGCGGCGCTGGACGTCGCCGCGCAGCCCCACCGCCGGTTCCCGCTGGCCGAGCTGCAGCGCGCGCGCGGACACGCGCCCCTGGTCGAGACGTTCTTCAACTACACCCACTTCCACGTCTCGCGCGGCGGCCCCGACGAGTCGGTGGTGGCCCTGCTGGACGAGGACAGCGTGGTGCCGACGAACTTCCCGCTCGGCGCGGAGTTCGCCCGCGACGCCGACACCGGCGCGTTCGCGCTGGGCCTGCGCCACGACCGCACCCGGTTCACCGACGAGCAGGTCGCCCGCGTGCGCGGCTACTACGAGAACGCGCTGCGCCTGCTCGCGACCGACCCGGACTCCTCCCACGCCGACGCCGACCTGCTCCCGCCCGCCGAGCGCGCCGACCTGGCGGCCTGGAACGACACCGGCAAGCGCTATCCGGGCCCGCACCTGCTGCACCACCTGGTCGACCGCTCCCACCCGGACGCCCCCGCCCTGCGCTTCGCCGGGCGCACCGTGACCTACCGGGAGTTCGACGCGCGCGCCGACGCCCTCGCGCACCGGCTCGTCGCGCTCGGCGTCGGTCCCGGCCGGATCGTCGCGGTCAGCGCCCAGCGCTCGGTGGAGCTGGTGCTGGCGCTGCACGCGGTGCTGCGGGCGGGCGGGGCGTACCTGCCGCTGGACCCGGACCTGCCCGCCGCGCGCGTCGCGGAGATGCTGGCCGACGCCGCACCGGTGCTCGTGCTGGCCGACCACGACCTGCCCGGCGCGGTCCGCCTGGAACCCGCCGACGGACCCCTGGACGGACCAGGCGGGCCGGGCGGACCGCCGGACGTCGTGGTGACCCCGGCCGACCCGGCCTACGTCATCTTCACCTCCGGGTCCACCGGCCGCCCCAAGGGCGTCGTCGTGCCGCACCGCGCCATCGCCAACCGGCTGCTGTGGATGCAGGACGCCTACCCGATCGGCCGGGACGACCGGGTGGCGCAGAAGACGCCGTTCTCGTTCGACGTGTCGGTGTGGGAGCTGTTCTGGCCCTTCAGCGCGGGCGCCTGCCTGGTCGTCGCCGCGCCGGGCGGGCACCGCGACCCCGCCTACCTGGCCGGGCTGCTGCGCGCCGAGGCCGTCACGGTCGCGCACTTCGTGCCGCCGGTGCTGCGCGCCTTCCTCGACGAGGCGCCCGACTGCCCGGCGCTGCGCCTGGTCTTCGCCAGCGGCGAGGCGCTGCCGCACGAGCTCCAGCAGCGCTTCCTGGCCGCGCTGCCCGCCACCCTGGTCAACCTCTACGGCCCCACCGAGGCGGCGGTCGACGTCAGCCACTGGCGGTGCCACGACGACGGCCGCGCGGTCGTGCCCATCGGGCGGCCCATCGCCAACACGACCCTGCACGTCCTGGACGCCCGCCGCCGCACCGTCCCGGTGGGGGTGCCCGGCGAGCTGCACATCGGCGGCGTCTGCCTGGCCGACGGCTACGTCGGCCGCCCCGACCTGACCGCCGAGCGCTTCGCCGACGGCCGCTACCGCACCGGCGACCTCGTCCGGCGGCTGCCCGGCGGCGAGCTGGAGTACCTGGGGCGCCTGGACGACCAGGTCAAGGTCGGGGGCGTGCGGGTCGAGCTGGGCGAGGTCGAGTCGGTGCTCGGCGAGCACGTGCCGGAGTGCGCCGTGGTCGCGCTCGACGGGGCGCTCGTCGCGCTGGTGGTCGGCGACGCCGACCACGCGGACCTGCGCGCCCGCCTGCTCACCCGGCTGCCGGCCCACGCGGTGCCGGGCGTCTGGCGCACCGTCGACGCGATCCCGCTGTCCCGCAACGGGAAGCGCGACCGCGCCGCGCTCGCCGCGCTCGCCTCGGCCCCCGCCGCCGCCCCGGTTGGCGGCAGGGCCGCGCCGCGCACCGACGCCGAGCGCGCGCTGCTGCGCCTGTGGCGGGAGGCGCTGGGCGCCGAGGACGTCGGCGTGCTCGACACCCTCGCCGACCTGGGCGGCCACTCGGTCACCGCGCTGCGGCTGCTCGCCGCCGTGCGCCGCGAGTTCGGCAGGGCGCTGCCGGTGGGCGACCTCCTCGACGGCGGCACGGTGCGCTCCCTGGCGGCCCTGCTCGCCCCGCGCGAGGGGAGCGCCGGGCACACCGACGCGCCCAGGCTGCGCGAGCTCCGCGCGGGCGACGGCGTCCCGCTCGTCCTGGTGCACCCGGCGGGCGGCACCGTGCGCCCGTACCGCGACCTCGTGGCCGCGCTCGGCGGGGGTGTGGTTGGCGGGGGTGTGGTTGGTGGGGATGTGGTTGGCGGGGCTGCGCCGGAGGGCCTCGCGGCCGGTGGGACTGCGCACGGCGGGGTTGCGCCCGGTGGTCCTGTGGCCGGTGGTCCCGCGCCCGGTGGGGCCGAGCTGGAGGGTCTCGTGCCCGGCGTTCCTGTGCTCGACGGTCCTGCGCTCGGTGGTGGCTCCGCGCCCGGCGGTCTCGTGCCCGGTGGTCCCGCGCTCGGTGGTCCCGCCCCCGGCGGCCCCGTGCCGAACGCCCCGGTGCTCGACGCCTGCGCGCCCGGCCTCCCCGCTCTCGACGCGTCAGGCCCCACATCCGGCGCCCCCACCCCCGAGCCCCCCGCCTTCACCGGCCCCGTGCTGGGCGTCTCCGCCGCCGCCGAGCCCGCGCCCGACGTGGCCGCCCTCGCGGCCCAGTACCTCGACCTGCTCGCCGACGTGCCCCGCTTCCACCTGGTGGGCTGGTCCTTCGGGGCGGTCGTCGCGCACGAGATGGCCGTGCGCGCCCCCGAGCGGGTCGGGGCGCTCGTCCTGGTCGACCCGGCCTTCCCCGGCGACCACGACCCCGACGACCTCGACGCCTCCGCCGCGCTGCGCGCCGAGCTGGGCGAGGCCGCCGAGAGCGAGCTGCTGCCGGTGCTGGAGTCCAACGTCCGGGCGCACGCCGCGCACCGGCCGGGCCGCTACCGGGGCGCGGCCGTGTTCGTGCAGGGCGAGGAGAACCGCGCGCACGGGACCGCCGCGCGCTGGGCGGACGTCGTCGACGGCCCGTTCCGGGCGCACGACGTGCCCGCCGGGCACTTCGACCTGGTGCGCCGCCCGCACGTCGACGCGCTCGCCGCCCTGGTGCGCGACGCGCTGGGGACAGCGCGGTGA
- a CDS encoding argininosuccinate lyase, whose translation MTALTGRLSAAPSTLLDAEVLRPQFEHEVRRLLPHYVAVERVLALEYRRMGLLTEEQAADVLGLLARVRPDELAADPEANLSDIAFALERHVERGAARPVPNWHVDRSRNDLQACAQLMAARDRLAALAGQVLGMAAAARRVAARHLDTPMPGCTHYQAAQVTTPGFHLAALGERLLHTSRRLLATFDGTDACPLGAGALTGQHLPWDRERMAALLGFTRPGGSALTDVASRAFVAEITAELSLFGITASRFATDLITWAGAGHGFVDLPDELSGISSAMPQKKNFPVLERIRGRTAHLTSCHVDVALAQRGTPYTNLVEVSKEAGAQFHDALDTAGSVVRLFTAVLDGLVFRADRMRAACEREYLGGFALATLLTLRAGVPWRRAQVLAGRYVVAALERGLPPTRPDGDLLAAVAEADGVTAPSPGALLAEAFDVDASLRATRTTGSAHPDEVAAQLRAQDGEHAELERLWAPRRARLARALDTGASGTGALDTGASGTGALDTGASGTRTSDVRALDTGARESRT comes from the coding sequence GTGACCGCCCTGACCGGCAGGCTCTCCGCCGCACCGTCGACCCTGCTCGACGCCGAGGTGCTGCGCCCCCAGTTCGAGCACGAGGTCCGCCGCCTGCTGCCCCACTACGTCGCGGTGGAGCGGGTGCTGGCGCTGGAGTACCGGCGCATGGGCCTGCTCACCGAGGAGCAGGCCGCCGACGTGCTGGGCCTGCTCGCGCGGGTGCGCCCCGACGAGCTGGCGGCGGACCCGGAGGCGAACCTGTCCGACATCGCCTTCGCCCTGGAGCGCCACGTGGAGCGCGGCGCGGCGCGGCCGGTCCCGAACTGGCACGTCGACCGCAGCCGCAACGACCTCCAGGCGTGCGCGCAGCTCATGGCCGCCCGCGACCGGCTCGCCGCGCTGGCGGGGCAGGTGCTGGGCATGGCCGCCGCCGCGCGCCGGGTCGCCGCCCGCCACCTGGACACCCCGATGCCCGGCTGCACCCACTACCAGGCCGCGCAGGTCACCACGCCCGGCTTCCACCTGGCCGCGCTGGGCGAGCGGCTCCTGCACACCTCGCGCCGCCTGCTCGCCACCTTCGACGGCACCGACGCCTGCCCGCTGGGCGCGGGCGCGCTGACGGGCCAGCACCTGCCGTGGGACCGGGAGCGCATGGCCGCGCTGCTCGGCTTCACCCGACCCGGCGGCAGCGCGCTGACCGACGTCGCCTCCCGCGCCTTCGTCGCCGAGATCACCGCCGAGCTGTCGCTGTTCGGCATCACCGCCAGCCGCTTCGCCACCGACCTCATCACGTGGGCGGGCGCGGGCCACGGGTTCGTGGACCTGCCCGACGAGCTGTCCGGCATCTCCTCGGCCATGCCGCAGAAGAAGAACTTCCCCGTGCTGGAGCGCATCCGGGGCCGCACCGCCCACCTCACCTCGTGCCACGTCGACGTGGCGCTCGCGCAGCGCGGCACCCCGTACACCAACCTCGTCGAGGTCTCCAAGGAGGCGGGCGCCCAGTTCCACGACGCGCTGGACACCGCGGGCTCGGTGGTGCGGCTGTTCACCGCCGTGCTCGACGGCCTGGTGTTCCGCGCCGACCGGATGCGCGCGGCGTGCGAGCGCGAGTACCTGGGCGGGTTCGCCCTGGCCACCCTGCTGACGCTGCGCGCGGGCGTGCCGTGGCGGCGCGCCCAGGTGCTCGCCGGGCGCTACGTCGTGGCCGCGCTGGAGCGGGGCCTGCCGCCGACCCGGCCGGACGGCGACCTGCTGGCCGCCGTCGCCGAGGCCGACGGCGTCACCGCGCCCTCGCCCGGCGCGCTGCTGGCGGAGGCGTTCGACGTGGACGCGAGCCTGCGCGCGACGCGCACCACCGGCTCCGCCCACCCCGACGAGGTCGCGGCGCAGCTGCGCGCCCAGGACGGGGAGCACGCCGAGCTGGAGCGGCTCTGGGCGCCGCGCCGCGCCCGGCTCGCCCGCGCCCTGGACACCGGGGCGTCGGGTACCGGGGCGCTGGACACCGGGGCGTCGGGTACCGGGGCGCTGGACACCGGGGCGTCGGGCACCAGGACGTCGGACGTCCGGGCGCTGGACACCGGGGCGCGGGAGTCGCGGACATGA
- a CDS encoding GntG family PLP-dependent aldolase → MIELRSDTFTLPTPRMREAMASAPLGDDVYGEDPTVRELEELAAHVCGKQAACLMPSGTMANLAAVLAHAGRGEKVLVGDESDLHVYEAAGPSVLGGVAVEPVPTRPDGTLALDDLARGFPDDPDDPQFALPALLCLENTHNRCGGKVLPPDYPAAVRRFADERGVAVHLDGARVFNASVASGVPVADLAAHADSLQFCLSKGLGAPIGSITAGSAAFITKVRRLRKLLGGGMRQAGVIAAAGIVAIEEAGRLAVDHEHARLLAKGLAGIDGVELADPDVPTNMVFFRVTDERFTHRAFVDSAAAKGVALAELGHGRIRAVTHSGVTRADVENAVAVVADVLREGPRS, encoded by the coding sequence GTGATCGAGCTGCGCAGCGACACGTTCACCCTGCCCACGCCCCGGATGCGCGAGGCGATGGCGTCCGCCCCGCTCGGGGACGACGTGTACGGCGAGGACCCGACCGTGCGCGAGCTGGAGGAGCTGGCCGCGCACGTCTGCGGCAAGCAGGCCGCGTGCCTGATGCCCAGCGGCACGATGGCCAACCTGGCCGCGGTGCTGGCCCACGCCGGGCGCGGCGAGAAGGTCCTGGTCGGCGACGAGAGCGACCTGCACGTCTACGAGGCGGCGGGCCCTTCGGTGCTCGGCGGCGTCGCGGTGGAGCCGGTGCCCACCCGGCCCGACGGCACGCTCGCGCTGGACGACCTCGCCAGGGGCTTCCCCGACGACCCGGACGACCCGCAGTTCGCCCTGCCCGCCCTGCTGTGCCTGGAGAACACGCACAACCGGTGCGGCGGGAAGGTCCTGCCCCCGGACTACCCGGCGGCCGTGCGGCGCTTCGCCGACGAGCGGGGCGTCGCCGTGCACCTGGACGGGGCGCGGGTGTTCAACGCCTCCGTCGCCTCCGGCGTGCCCGTCGCGGACCTCGCCGCGCACGCCGACTCGCTCCAGTTCTGCCTGTCCAAGGGCCTCGGCGCGCCCATCGGGTCCATCACGGCGGGCAGTGCCGCGTTCATCACCAAAGTGCGCAGGCTGCGCAAGCTGCTGGGCGGGGGGATGCGCCAGGCCGGGGTGATCGCCGCCGCCGGGATCGTCGCCATCGAGGAGGCCGGGCGGCTGGCCGTCGACCACGAGCACGCCAGGCTCCTCGCGAAGGGGCTGGCCGGGATCGACGGCGTGGAGCTGGCCGACCCCGACGTGCCCACCAACATGGTGTTCTTCCGCGTCACCGACGAGCGGTTCACCCACCGGGCGTTCGTCGACTCGGCCGCCGCCAAGGGGGTCGCCCTCGCCGAGCTGGGGCACGGCCGCATCCGCGCGGTCACCCACTCCGGCGTCACCCGCGCCGACGTGGAGAACGCCGTCGCCGTCGTCGCCGACGTGCTGCGCGAGGGGCCCCGGTCGTGA
- a CDS encoding MbtH family protein has protein sequence MGEHDDDTRRYAVVLNDEEQHSVWPADRDVPAGWRAEGFTGTRAECLARVAEVWTDMRPLSLRARMAEDPA, from the coding sequence ATGGGCGAGCACGACGACGACACCCGGCGCTACGCGGTGGTGCTCAACGACGAGGAGCAGCACTCGGTCTGGCCCGCGGACCGGGACGTGCCCGCCGGGTGGCGGGCCGAGGGCTTCACGGGGACCAGGGCCGAGTGCCTCGCGCGCGTCGCCGAGGTGTGGACGGACATGCGCCCGCTGAGCCTGCGCGCGCGGATGGCGGAGGACCCGGCGTGA